A single Rattus norvegicus strain BN/NHsdMcwi chromosome 5, GRCr8, whole genome shotgun sequence DNA region contains:
- the Map3k7 gene encoding mitogen-activated protein kinase kinase kinase 7 isoform X2, translating to MSTASAASSSSSSSASEMIEAPSQVLNFEEIDYKEIEVEEVVGRGAFGVVCKAKWRAKDVAIKQIESESERKAFIVELRQLSRVNHPNIVKLYGACLNPVCLVMEYAEGGSLYNVLHGAEPLPYYTAAHAMSWCLQCSQGVAYLHSMQPKALIHRDLKPPNLLLVAGGTVLKICDFGTACDIQTHMTNNKGSAAWMAPEVFEGSNYSEKCDVFSWGIILWEVITRRKPFDEIGGPAFRIMWAVHNGTRPPLIKNLPKPIESLMTRCWSKDPSQRPSMEEIVKIMTHLMRYFPGADEPLQYPCQYSDEGQSNSATSTGSFMDIASTNTSNKSDTNMEQVPATNDTIKRLESKLLKNQAKQQSDSGRLSLGASRGSSVESLPPTSEGKRMSADMSEIEARIVATTESGIQMNCTVFVQTNHNHWSYQPALKA from the exons ATGTCGACAGCATCCGCcgcctcgtcctcctcctcgtcttctGCCAGTGAGATGATCGAAGCGCCATCGCAGGTCCTTAACTTCGAAGAGATCGACTACAAGGAGATCGAGGTGGAAGAG GTTGTTGGGAGAGGAGCTTTTGGAGTGGTTTGCAAAGCTAAGTGGAGAGCAAAAGATGTTGCAATTAAACAGATTGAAAGTGAATCTGAGAGGAAGGCTTTCATCGTGGAG CTCCGGCAGTTGTCCCGTGTGAACCATCCTAATATTGTAAAGTTGTATGGAGCCTGCTTGAATCCA GTCTGTCTTGTGATGGAGTATGCTGAAGGAGGCTCGTTGTATAATG TGCTGCACGGTGCTGAACCATTGCCTTATTACACTGCTGCTCATGCCATGAGCTGGTGTCTACAGTGTTCCCAAGGAGTGGCCTACCTGCACAGCATGCAGCCCAAAGCTCTCATTCATAGGGACCTCAAGCCTCCAAA CTTGCTGCTGGTTGCAGGAGGGACAGTTCTAAAAATCTGCGATTTTGGTACAGCTTGTGACATCCAGACACACATGACCAATAATAAAGGGAGTGCTGCTTGGATGGCACCCGAAGTGTTCGAAG GTAGCAATTACAGTGAAAAGTGTGATGTCTTCAGCTGGGGTATTATCCTTTGGGAGGTGATAACACGCCGGAAACCCTTTGATGAGATCGGTGGCCCAGCTTTCAGAATCATGTGGGCTGTTCATAATG GTACTCGACCACCACTGATCAAAAACTTGCCTAAGCCCATTGAGAGCTTGATGACCCGCTGTTGGTCTAAGGACCCTTCTCAGCGCCCTTCAATGGAGGAAATTGTGAAAATAATGACTCACTTGATGCGG TACTTTCCAGGAGCTGATGAGCCGTTACAGTACCCCTGTCAGTACTCTGATGAAGGGCAGAGCAACTCAGCCACCAGCACAG GCTCATTTATGGACATCGCTTCTACAAATACCAGTAATAAAAGTGACACAAATATGGAACAAGTCCCTGCCACAAACGACACTATTAAACGCTTGGAGTCAAAACTGTTGAAAAACCAGGCAAAGCAACAG AGTGACTCTGGACGCCTGAGTTTGGGAGCCTCTCGAGGGAGCAGTGTGGAGAGCTTGCCCCCGACTTCTGAGGGCAAGAGGATGAGTGCTGACATGTCTGAAATAGAAGCGAGGATCGTGGCGACTACAG AAAGTGGCATCCAGATGAACTGTACTGTATTTGTCCAAACTAATCACAATCACTGGTCTTATCAACCTGCACTAAAAGCCTAG